A section of the Rhodospirillaceae bacterium genome encodes:
- a CDS encoding 3-mercaptopyruvate sulfurtransferase, producing MTTPSSTPIVTSEWLLKNYKLKNISIIDGSWHLPSLNRNAEKEFVNQHIPNSVFFDIDKIADTNNSLPHMIPSSAEFAKHVSALGITNHQHLIVYDTTGIGSAARVWWMFRLFGHDHISVLDGGLPAWKSLGPISSGEISPTPGRFKANFDRRLVRTLKQMEENLSSKQDQVLDARSQGRFNGIEPEPRKGLRSGHIPHSHNLPFTEIYDPDTKLLLSKPRLSELFANAGIETGNPIVASCGSGVTACNLALALYIVGNTNVAIYDGSWTEWGGHTDTPVNSQQ from the coding sequence ATGACTACACCTTCTTCTACGCCAATAGTAACCAGCGAATGGTTACTTAAAAACTACAAATTAAAAAATATCAGCATCATTGATGGCTCCTGGCACTTACCAAGTCTAAATCGCAATGCCGAAAAGGAATTTGTAAATCAGCATATCCCCAACTCAGTTTTTTTTGATATTGATAAAATTGCAGATACGAATAACAGCTTGCCTCACATGATCCCTTCGTCGGCGGAATTTGCAAAGCATGTATCAGCCTTGGGTATAACTAATCATCAGCATCTTATTGTATATGATACTACTGGCATTGGGAGTGCAGCGCGGGTCTGGTGGATGTTTAGACTTTTTGGTCATGATCATATTTCCGTTCTCGATGGCGGACTGCCTGCTTGGAAGAGCCTGGGTCCAATTTCGTCTGGAGAAATTTCGCCGACACCGGGAAGATTTAAGGCTAATTTTGATCGAAGACTCGTTAGAACCTTAAAACAAATGGAAGAAAATTTGAGTTCTAAACAGGATCAGGTTCTGGATGCTAGAAGCCAAGGCAGGTTCAACGGGATTGAGCCAGAACCTCGAAAAGGCCTGCGATCTGGCCATATACCCCACAGCCACAATTTACCTTTTACAGAAATCTACGACCCTGACACCAAACTCTTACTCAGCAAACCTCGGCTATCTGAGTTGTTCGCAAATGCAGGCATTGAAACCGGAAACCCCATAGTAGCCTCTTGTGGATCAGGCGTAACCGCTTGCAACCTTGCCCTCGCCCTATACATAGTGGGAAACACCAACGTTGCTATTTATGACGGTTCCTGGACCGAGTGGGGCGGTCACACCGACACACCGGTTAACAGCCAACAATAG
- the metC gene encoding cystathionine beta-lyase, translated as MKEDTLIVTAGRSPEDNYGIVNPPVYHASTVLFPTVAELERSQQKRLNNGTVYYGRYGTPTTFAFQNAIAKLDGGYRTVALPSGQSAVLASLMAFLKSGDHILVVDSVYGPTRALCNGLLARYGIITTYYDPLIGPKIEALIRPETKVIFTESPGSQTFEVQDIPAISEVAKKNDCVVILDNTWATSLFFRPFDHGVDVCLQAATKYIVGHSDAMLGVVTANEQYFDLLQKTALDLGAPAGPDDLYLGQRGLRTLRVRLDRHMSTGLELAMWLERQPIVKKVLHPGLPSNFGHSIWQRDFRGSSGLFGVVLQPTNKHSIAAMLDYMELFKMGYSWGGYESLIIPTNPSGQRTATNWDPSHPTLRVHAGLEDPEDLQKDLEDGLHRLENASGY; from the coding sequence ATGAAGGAAGACACACTCATAGTAACTGCCGGACGTTCTCCTGAAGACAATTATGGCATCGTGAATCCTCCTGTGTATCATGCGTCTACGGTACTTTTTCCTACCGTTGCGGAACTAGAACGTTCACAGCAAAAGCGCCTAAATAATGGTACAGTTTATTATGGAAGATATGGAACACCCACTACCTTTGCCTTCCAAAATGCCATAGCAAAACTGGATGGAGGCTACCGCACTGTGGCCCTCCCGTCGGGGCAAAGTGCCGTATTAGCTTCATTGATGGCTTTTCTTAAATCAGGCGACCATATTTTGGTAGTGGATTCCGTATATGGGCCTACCAGAGCCCTATGCAACGGATTGCTCGCTCGATATGGTATTATAACCACTTACTACGACCCCCTGATTGGCCCAAAGATAGAAGCGCTAATCAGACCAGAGACAAAAGTAATATTTACAGAATCTCCTGGTTCCCAAACCTTTGAAGTCCAAGACATTCCCGCTATCTCGGAAGTCGCAAAAAAAAATGACTGTGTCGTAATTTTAGATAATACCTGGGCCACCTCTTTATTTTTTAGACCATTTGACCACGGCGTCGATGTTTGCTTACAGGCAGCGACGAAATATATAGTTGGACATTCTGATGCAATGCTCGGAGTAGTTACCGCAAACGAGCAATACTTTGATCTACTGCAAAAGACGGCTCTCGATCTGGGCGCCCCCGCAGGTCCTGATGACCTTTACCTAGGGCAACGCGGACTTAGAACCCTGAGGGTGCGCCTGGACCGACATATGTCAACTGGCCTGGAACTGGCAATGTGGCTTGAAAGGCAACCTATTGTAAAAAAAGTGCTCCACCCAGGGCTGCCATCTAATTTTGGCCACTCAATATGGCAGAGGGATTTTCGAGGATCTAGCGGGCTATTTGGGGTTGTCCTGCAGCCAACTAATAAACACTCAATTGCTGCAATGTTAGATTACATGGAACTCTTTAAGATGGGCTATAGCTGGGGTGGATACGAGAGCCTCATCATTCCGACAAACCCATCTGGCCAACGAACCGCCACTAATTGGGACCCCTCCCACCCTACTCTCCGTGTTCATGCCGGCCTTGAGGACCCAGAGGACCTGCAAAAGGATCTAGAAGACGGGCTGCACAGGCTAGAAAATGCTTCTGGATATTAA
- a CDS encoding dicarboxylate/amino acid:cation symporter, protein MGWNKITLTNQILIAMLAGIGVGICYNLFGPRAGIVENILFGGFFLVIGSIFIASLKMMVVPLVFVSLVCGVTSMGDLRALGRIGSKSVGYYIFTTAIAISIALLIAVLISPGAGFTISSSAIEYQAAMPPNLSQVFIDLIPSNPIAALANGKMLQIIIFSILLGVAITMAGEKAGRTSEFFQGLNEVVMQMVWIVVRLAPIGVFCLIARTFAAEGLDAFIPLIKYFGCVVLALVIHALVTYSCLLKFVGKLNPTLFYKKMRGAQLFAFSTASSNATIPVTLQTVQNRLGVDRSVASFTVPFGATINMDGTAIMQGVATVFIAQVYGVDLGLADFLAVVLTATLASIGTAGVPGVGLIMLAMVLQQVGLPVEGIALIIGVDRILDMLRTAVNITGDSAVTCVIARAEKAMDHKVFGDVSVGLVERSHR, encoded by the coding sequence ATGGGTTGGAATAAAATAACACTAACTAATCAAATTTTGATTGCAATGCTGGCTGGAATAGGGGTCGGCATTTGTTATAATTTGTTTGGGCCCCGTGCCGGAATCGTTGAAAATATTCTATTCGGGGGCTTTTTCCTGGTCATAGGTTCGATTTTTATTGCATCTCTTAAAATGATGGTTGTTCCCCTGGTATTTGTCTCCCTAGTCTGTGGAGTTACCAGCATGGGAGATTTACGAGCGCTTGGGAGGATTGGCTCTAAATCTGTCGGGTATTATATTTTTACAACGGCCATTGCAATATCGATCGCTTTGCTTATTGCAGTTTTAATATCTCCTGGGGCGGGATTCACTATTTCAAGTTCAGCCATCGAATATCAGGCAGCTATGCCACCAAACTTGTCCCAAGTATTTATAGACTTAATCCCGTCTAACCCCATTGCTGCGTTGGCTAATGGGAAGATGTTACAGATTATTATTTTCTCTATTTTGTTAGGGGTTGCTATTACCATGGCTGGGGAAAAGGCTGGCAGGACATCTGAGTTTTTCCAAGGCCTCAACGAAGTCGTGATGCAGATGGTTTGGATCGTGGTAAGGTTAGCACCGATAGGGGTGTTTTGTTTGATAGCACGGACTTTTGCTGCGGAGGGACTTGATGCGTTTATCCCACTAATCAAGTATTTTGGGTGTGTCGTATTAGCATTGGTTATTCATGCGCTGGTCACTTATTCATGTCTATTGAAATTTGTTGGCAAACTAAACCCGACTCTTTTCTACAAAAAGATGCGGGGGGCACAATTGTTTGCGTTCTCCACGGCAAGCAGCAATGCAACAATTCCTGTGACGTTACAAACTGTGCAGAATCGGTTGGGGGTGGATCGCAGCGTCGCTTCTTTCACTGTTCCATTTGGTGCAACCATTAACATGGATGGTACAGCCATCATGCAAGGTGTGGCCACAGTGTTTATTGCCCAAGTTTATGGTGTTGATCTTGGTTTGGCCGACTTTTTGGCGGTTGTTCTGACGGCAACGTTGGCATCAATTGGCACCGCCGGTGTCCCAGGAGTTGGTCTTATAATGCTTGCTATGGTGCTGCAACAAGTAGGCCTTCCAGTTGAGGGGATAGCTTTAATTATAGGTGTAGATAGAATTTTGGATATGCTGCGGACAGCGGTCAATATTACTGGAGATTCTGCTGTGACTTGTGTTATTGCCCGGGCTGAAAAAGCCATGGACCACAAAGTATTCGGTGATGTTTCAGTCGGTTTAGTGGAGAGGTCTCATAGGTAG